A single window of Dermacentor albipictus isolate Rhodes 1998 colony chromosome 1, USDA_Dalb.pri_finalv2, whole genome shotgun sequence DNA harbors:
- the LOC135920331 gene encoding uncharacterized protein, whose amino-acid sequence MDGNCFETWFSSVVHRMPPRRVIVMDNASYHFGRVEKIPSLPWQRAEIQDWVGSKAFPCHVAMTKTQLFDTVATVKTKFMKYWVDAVAECGGFNVLRHSPYRCYCNPIELIWAQIKNGVAEMNTRFKTKHVHNLFLVELENATRVNWAKAVQHVKGIETHFWELRGFSYMMEPIIINLGSGNNTSESELSGTEPFQ is encoded by the coding sequence ATGGACGGCAACTGTTTCGAGACGTGGTTCAGCTCGGTCGTCCACAGGATGCCACCGCGACGCGTCATTGTCATGGACAATGCGTCTTACCACTTCGGGCGCGTGGAGAAAATCCCGTCGCTGCCATGGCAGAGGGCAGAGATCCAAGACTGGGTGGGCTCGAAGGCGTTTCCGTGCCATGTCGCCATGACCAAGACGCAGCTGTTTGACACTGTGGCCACCGTCAAGACTAAATTTATGAAGTACTGGGTTGATGCGGTTGCTGAATGTGGTGGCTTTAATGTCCTCAGGCATTCTCCATATCGCTGTTATTGTAACCCCATAGAACTCATTTGGGCACAGATTAAGAATGGAGTGGCAGAGATGAACACTAGATTCAAGACCAAGCATGTGCACAACCTTTTCCTTGTTGAATTGGAGAATGCCACACGAGTGAACTGGGCCAAGGCTGTGCAGCATGTGAAGGGCATTGAAACACACTTCTGGGAGTTGCGTGGGTTTAGTTACATGATGGAGCCAATCATAATCAACCTGGGAAGCGGTAACAACACGTCTGAATCGGAGCTTTCTGGCACTGAACCATTTCAGTGA